Proteins from a single region of Lelliottia sp. JS-SCA-14:
- the lsrC gene encoding autoinducer 2 ABC transporter permease LsrC, with protein sequence MKTLLKNRELSAFLAILALFGVLVALNPAYLSFQTLGMIFASSQILILLALGATLVMLTRNIDVSVGSTVGLCAIAVGVALNNGYSLPVSMLFAVAIGALAGAFNGLLVVGLRIPAIVATLGTLGLYRGAMLLWTGGKWIEGLPSSLKALSEPVAVGISPLGMVVLFLALIGAWNLSRTASGRDFYAVGDNLAAARQLGVAVNRTRMIAFTLNGVLAACAGIVFASQIGFVPNQTGSGLEMKAIAACVLGGISLLGGTGTLIGAFLGAFFLTQIDTVLVLFKLPAWWNDFIAGLVLLGVLVLDGRLRQALTRHQRALKYSRFQPGNKGGKHVTPFPKRKKEVA encoded by the coding sequence ATGAAGACGTTACTGAAAAACCGCGAGCTGAGCGCCTTCCTCGCCATTCTGGCGCTGTTCGGCGTGCTGGTGGCGCTCAATCCGGCCTATCTGAGCTTTCAGACGCTGGGGATGATTTTCGCCAGCTCGCAAATCCTGATCCTGCTGGCCCTGGGTGCGACCCTGGTGATGCTGACGCGCAACATTGATGTCTCGGTCGGGTCTACCGTCGGGCTGTGCGCCATTGCCGTCGGCGTAGCGCTCAACAACGGCTACAGCCTGCCAGTTTCCATGCTGTTTGCCGTGGCGATTGGCGCGCTGGCCGGGGCCTTTAACGGGCTGCTGGTGGTCGGGCTGCGCATCCCGGCGATTGTCGCCACCCTCGGCACGCTGGGGCTCTACCGCGGGGCGATGCTGCTGTGGACGGGCGGGAAGTGGATCGAAGGTTTGCCCTCTAGCCTGAAAGCTCTGTCGGAGCCGGTCGCTGTCGGCATTTCGCCGCTTGGGATGGTGGTGCTGTTTCTGGCGCTGATCGGCGCGTGGAACCTGTCGCGCACCGCGTCGGGTCGCGATTTTTACGCCGTGGGCGATAACCTCGCCGCCGCGCGTCAGCTCGGCGTGGCGGTAAACCGCACCCGGATGATCGCTTTTACCCTCAACGGTGTGCTGGCCGCCTGCGCCGGGATCGTCTTTGCCTCGCAGATCGGTTTTGTGCCCAATCAGACCGGCAGCGGGCTGGAGATGAAAGCCATCGCCGCCTGCGTGCTGGGCGGGATTTCGCTTCTCGGTGGAACCGGGACGCTGATCGGCGCGTTTCTCGGTGCCTTTTTCCTCACGCAAATCGACACCGTGCTGGTGCTGTTCAAACTCCCGGCCTGGTGGAATGACTTTATCGCCGGGCTGGTGCTGCTCGGCGTGCTGGTCCTCGACGGGCGGCTGCGTCAGGCGCTGACCCGCCATCAGCGCGCCCTGAAATACAGCCGTTTCCAGCCCGGCAACAAAGGGGGAAAGCACGTCACCCCGTTTCCGAAACGCAAAAAAGAGGTGGCGTAA
- the lsrA gene encoding autoinducer 2 ABC transporter ATP-binding protein LsrA, translating into MTVLIEARDIHKQFSGVPVLKGIDFTLLSGQVHALMGGNGAGKSTLMKIIAGVETPDGGELTVEGKPFARLKPGQAHQLGIYLVPQEPMLFPNLTVRENILFRLPRENTLEKRLADKLQQLQCQLNLDAAASTLEVADQQMVEILRGLMREAKILILDEPTASLTPGETERLFRQIRALQALGVGIVFISHKLPEIRQLASHVSVMRDGAVVLSGETTAFDDNALIAAMTPVSRDHALSDTQKLWLALPGNRRTQAQDFPVLRVEDLTGEGFIDLNLEIYAGEIVGLAGLVGSGRTEFAETLYGLRPVRGGKIWLENQEIGGDSVLSRLDKGLVYLPEDRQVSGLFLDAPIRWNTVALNEPSIWQQRKREAAVVERYHRALGIKLNHPDQTVRTLSGGNQQKVLLARCLEANPLLLIVDEPTRGVDVSARADIYQLIKSVAAQNVAVLMISSDLDEFPGLADRVLVMHQGVLSGELPRHAVSLDRMMALAFGGQS; encoded by the coding sequence ATGACGGTCCTGATCGAAGCGCGTGATATCCACAAGCAGTTCTCCGGCGTACCGGTGCTGAAAGGCATTGATTTCACGCTGCTGTCCGGTCAGGTTCACGCCTTAATGGGCGGGAACGGCGCGGGAAAATCGACGTTGATGAAAATCATCGCCGGGGTGGAAACGCCCGACGGCGGTGAACTGACGGTGGAAGGAAAGCCATTTGCGCGCCTCAAGCCGGGTCAGGCGCACCAGTTAGGTATCTATCTGGTACCGCAGGAGCCGATGCTGTTCCCCAATCTTACCGTGCGGGAAAACATTCTCTTTCGCCTGCCGCGTGAAAATACGCTCGAAAAACGCCTCGCCGATAAACTCCAGCAGCTCCAGTGCCAGCTCAATCTCGACGCCGCCGCCAGCACCCTGGAAGTGGCGGATCAGCAGATGGTGGAGATCCTGCGCGGACTGATGCGCGAGGCGAAGATCCTGATCCTCGATGAACCGACGGCGTCGCTCACCCCTGGGGAAACCGAGCGCCTGTTTCGCCAGATCCGCGCGTTGCAGGCCCTTGGCGTCGGCATCGTGTTTATCTCCCACAAACTGCCGGAGATCCGCCAGCTTGCCAGCCATGTGTCCGTCATGCGCGACGGGGCGGTGGTGCTGAGCGGCGAAACGACAGCCTTCGATGACAACGCCTTAATTGCCGCCATGACGCCGGTCAGCCGGGATCATGCCTTAAGCGACACGCAAAAACTGTGGCTGGCCCTGCCGGGCAATCGCCGCACCCAGGCGCAGGATTTCCCGGTGCTGCGGGTGGAAGATCTGACGGGCGAAGGCTTTATCGATCTGAATCTTGAGATCTACGCCGGGGAGATCGTCGGCCTGGCGGGTCTTGTGGGATCGGGGCGCACCGAGTTTGCCGAAACGCTGTACGGGCTGCGGCCCGTGCGTGGCGGAAAGATCTGGCTGGAGAATCAGGAGATCGGCGGCGATTCGGTGCTGTCGCGGCTCGACAAAGGGCTGGTCTATCTCCCGGAGGATCGTCAGGTCTCCGGCCTGTTCCTCGATGCGCCGATCCGCTGGAACACCGTGGCGCTGAATGAGCCTTCCATCTGGCAGCAGCGCAAGCGCGAGGCGGCGGTGGTGGAGCGTTATCACCGGGCGCTGGGGATCAAACTCAATCACCCGGATCAAACCGTGCGCACGCTCTCCGGCGGTAATCAGCAGAAGGTGCTGCTGGCGCGCTGTCTGGAGGCCAATCCGCTGCTGTTGATTGTCGATGAACCGACGCGCGGGGTGGACGTATCGGCCCGCGCAGACATCTATCAGCTGATCAAAAGCGTGGCGGCGCAGAACGTGGCGGTGCTGATGATCTCCAGCGATCTCGATGAATTTCCGGGCCTTGCCGACCGGGTGCTGGTGATGCATCAGGGCGTACTCAGCGGCGAACTGCCGCGCCACGCCGTGAGCCTCGACCGGATGATGGCGCTGGCCTTTGGAGGGCAATCATGA
- the lsrR gene encoding transcriptional regulator LsrR, which translates to MGDKRIAEESRFAGLALAEEELVARVAWCYYHDGLTQNDIGERLGLPRLKISRLLEKGRQSGVIRVQINSRYEGCLALETELQQRFNLKMVRVVPALNTAPMNVRLGIGAAQSLMGLLEPGQLLAVGFGEATMSCIQHLSGFISSQQVRLVTLSGGVGPYMTGIGQLDAACSISMIPAPLRVSSAEVAGILKREASVRDVILAATAADAAVVGIGSVNQRRDATILRSGYISEGEQLMYARKGAVGDILGYFLNAAGERVPDLEIHQELLGVTLDELAQLPTIVGVAGGEEKADAIYAALKGRLINGLVTEETTARAVLALAN; encoded by the coding sequence ATGGGCGATAAACGCATTGCCGAAGAGAGTCGGTTTGCCGGACTGGCGCTGGCAGAGGAAGAACTGGTCGCCCGGGTGGCGTGGTGTTACTACCACGACGGCCTGACGCAGAATGATATTGGCGAGCGCTTAGGCCTGCCGCGCCTGAAGATCTCGCGCTTGCTGGAAAAAGGGCGTCAGTCGGGGGTGATCCGCGTACAGATTAACTCCCGCTACGAAGGGTGTCTGGCGCTGGAGACCGAATTGCAGCAGCGCTTTAATCTGAAAATGGTGCGCGTGGTGCCGGCCCTGAATACCGCGCCGATGAACGTGCGCCTCGGGATTGGCGCGGCGCAGTCGCTGATGGGCTTGCTGGAACCCGGACAGCTGCTGGCAGTGGGATTTGGTGAAGCCACTATGAGCTGCATTCAGCACTTAAGCGGCTTTATTAGCTCCCAGCAGGTGCGGCTGGTGACGCTTTCCGGTGGCGTGGGGCCGTATATGACCGGCATCGGCCAGCTGGATGCGGCCTGTAGCATCAGCATGATCCCGGCTCCGCTGCGGGTTTCATCGGCAGAAGTGGCCGGAATTTTAAAACGCGAAGCCAGCGTGCGGGATGTGATCCTCGCCGCCACCGCCGCCGACGCAGCGGTCGTGGGGATTGGCTCCGTGAATCAGCGCCGTGACGCCACCATTTTGCGCTCGGGCTATATCAGCGAAGGCGAACAGCTCATGTATGCGCGCAAAGGCGCGGTCGGCGACATCCTCGGCTATTTCCTCAATGCCGCAGGGGAACGGGTGCCGGATCTGGAGATTCATCAGGAATTGCTCGGCGTCACGCTCGATGAACTGGCGCAGCTGCCAACCATCGTCGGCGTGGCCGGAGGGGAAGAGAAAGCAGATGCGATTTACGCCGCACTGAAAGGTCGCCTGATTAATGGCCTGGTGACGGAAGAGACGACAGCCCGCGCGGTGCTGGCCCTGGCGAACTAA
- the lsrK gene encoding autoinducer-2 kinase, which yields MSYLLALDAGTGSVRAVVFDLQGNQIAVGQAEWKHLSVENVPGSMEFDLDTNWRLACQCIHQALERAHLSAADIQSVACCSMREGIVLYDRNGDAIWACANVDARASREVAELKEIHDYHFESEVYDVSGQTLALSAMPRLLWLAHHRPDIYRKAATITMISDWLAAKLSGELAVDPSNAGTTGMLDLFSRDWRPALLDMAGLRADILSPVKETGTVLGAVTREAASQCGLREGTPVVMGGGDVQLGCLGLGVVRAGQTAVLGGTFWQQVVNLPQVRTDPEMNIRVNPHVIPGMAQAESISFFTGLTMRWFRDAFCAEEKLIAERMGMDAYALLEEMASRVPAGSHGVMPIFSDAMHFKQWYHAAPSFINLSIDPEKCNKATLFRALEENAAIVSACNLAQISHFSGVRFESLVFAGGGAKGALWSQILSDVTGLPVRVPEVKEATALGCAIAAGTGAGLYADMASTGEKLVRWSREFTPNPEHRELYDGMMQKWQAVYADQLGLVDSGLTTSMWQAPGLSKLSEA from the coding sequence ATGAGTTATCTTTTAGCGTTAGATGCAGGGACGGGAAGCGTTCGCGCCGTAGTTTTTGATTTGCAGGGCAACCAGATCGCCGTCGGCCAGGCGGAGTGGAAACACCTGAGCGTGGAGAACGTGCCTGGCTCGATGGAGTTCGATCTCGACACCAACTGGCGGCTGGCCTGTCAGTGCATCCATCAGGCGCTGGAGCGTGCGCACCTGAGCGCGGCGGATATTCAGTCCGTCGCCTGCTGTTCGATGCGCGAGGGGATCGTGCTATACGATCGCAACGGCGACGCCATCTGGGCCTGCGCCAACGTCGACGCCCGTGCCAGCCGCGAAGTGGCTGAACTCAAAGAGATCCACGATTACCATTTCGAATCCGAAGTGTATGACGTCTCCGGCCAGACTCTGGCTCTCTCCGCCATGCCGCGCCTGCTGTGGCTGGCGCACCATCGCCCGGATATTTATCGCAAAGCGGCGACGATCACCATGATCAGCGACTGGCTGGCGGCGAAGCTCTCCGGCGAGCTGGCGGTGGACCCTTCTAACGCAGGCACCACCGGAATGCTCGATCTGTTCAGCCGCGACTGGCGTCCTGCTCTGCTGGATATGGCCGGGCTGCGCGCCGATATTCTCTCGCCGGTCAAAGAGACCGGTACCGTACTGGGAGCTGTCACCCGCGAGGCGGCGTCGCAGTGTGGTCTGCGCGAAGGCACGCCGGTGGTGATGGGCGGCGGCGACGTGCAGCTGGGCTGTCTGGGCCTCGGGGTTGTGCGCGCCGGGCAAACCGCGGTACTGGGCGGGACCTTCTGGCAGCAGGTGGTGAATCTCCCGCAGGTACGTACCGATCCGGAGATGAATATCCGCGTGAATCCGCATGTGATCCCCGGTATGGCGCAGGCGGAATCCATCAGCTTCTTTACCGGGCTGACGATGCGCTGGTTCCGCGACGCGTTTTGCGCCGAAGAGAAGCTGATTGCCGAGCGGATGGGGATGGACGCCTACGCCCTTCTCGAAGAGATGGCGAGTCGCGTTCCGGCGGGTTCACACGGCGTGATGCCGATCTTCTCCGACGCCATGCATTTTAAGCAGTGGTACCACGCGGCACCGTCGTTTATTAACCTCTCCATCGACCCGGAAAAATGCAACAAAGCGACGCTGTTCCGTGCGCTGGAGGAGAATGCGGCGATTGTCTCCGCCTGCAATCTGGCGCAGATTTCGCACTTTTCCGGCGTGAGGTTTGAGAGCCTGGTCTTCGCCGGTGGCGGCGCAAAAGGGGCACTCTGGAGCCAGATCTTATCCGACGTCACCGGACTGCCGGTGCGCGTCCCGGAAGTCAAAGAGGCGACTGCGCTGGGCTGCGCGATTGCGGCAGGTACGGGGGCCGGGTTATATGCGGATATGGCCTCAACGGGCGAAAAACTGGTGCGCTGGAGCCGGGAGTTTACGCCTAATCCTGAGCACCGCGAGCTGTACGACGGCATGATGCAGAAGTGGCAGGCTGTGTACGCCGATCAGCTCGGGCTGGTGGATAGCGGGCTGACGACGTCGATGTGGCAGGCGCCGGGTTTAAGTAAACTTTCCGAGGCGTAA